From a region of the Methanoculleus receptaculi genome:
- the thiC gene encoding phosphomethylpyrimidine synthase ThiC produces MYERMKTQIEEAQEGIISSQMKAVAAAEGIEAEDLCRSIAAGEAVIMTRGRCSIGIGRGLRTKVNVNLGTSTSRVHPEEEVEKARIAELHGADTITDLSTGGDITAIRRTIFAATALPITTVPIYQAAAGIGIGNLTAEDVLATLKHQAEEGVSSFVLHAVSREMIDAAWDGERIMGVVSKGGSMTAAYMLTHDAENPFVEHFDEVLAILREHDIVLSLGNTMRSGCIHDEMDEAQKGEMRQNARLAAYAHERGVQTIVEGLGGHVRADRIPVYLRRYREHSPAPLFVAGPLPIDTAVGYDHIAGCVGASIASGAGADYLCYLTPAEHLSLPTPDQVRAGLIAFKIAAHIGDSIKYGMDDEDLALARSRSRLDWDGQVAHAIDPETARALAPEPGPCTMCGDFCAVALMKRLREQR; encoded by the coding sequence ATGTATGAGAGGATGAAGACCCAGATCGAAGAGGCTCAGGAGGGAATTATCTCCTCCCAGATGAAAGCGGTCGCAGCGGCCGAAGGAATCGAGGCCGAAGACCTCTGCCGATCCATCGCTGCCGGCGAAGCTGTCATCATGACGCGCGGAAGATGTTCGATCGGCATCGGCCGCGGGCTGCGGACAAAGGTCAATGTCAACCTTGGGACCTCAACCTCCCGGGTGCACCCCGAAGAGGAGGTTGAGAAAGCCAGGATTGCCGAATTGCATGGCGCTGATACCATCACCGACCTCTCTACCGGAGGCGATATCACGGCGATCAGGCGAACGATCTTTGCCGCCACTGCCCTCCCGATAACCACGGTGCCGATCTACCAGGCCGCCGCCGGGATCGGGATCGGCAACCTGACTGCAGAGGATGTCCTTGCCACCCTCAAGCACCAGGCTGAGGAGGGCGTCTCCTCGTTCGTTCTCCACGCCGTCAGCAGGGAGATGATCGACGCTGCCTGGGATGGGGAGCGGATCATGGGAGTCGTCTCGAAGGGCGGGTCGATGACCGCTGCCTACATGCTCACCCATGACGCCGAGAACCCCTTCGTCGAGCACTTCGACGAGGTCCTCGCTATCCTCAGGGAGCACGACATCGTCCTCTCCCTCGGTAACACGATGCGGAGCGGGTGCATTCACGACGAGATGGACGAGGCCCAGAAAGGGGAGATGCGCCAGAACGCGAGGCTTGCTGCCTACGCCCATGAACGGGGTGTCCAGACGATCGTCGAGGGGCTCGGCGGCCATGTCAGGGCCGACCGGATCCCGGTCTACCTCCGGCGTTACCGGGAGCACTCCCCCGCGCCGCTGTTTGTCGCAGGCCCCCTCCCCATTGATACCGCTGTTGGGTATGACCACATCGCCGGGTGCGTCGGTGCAAGCATCGCGAGCGGCGCCGGCGCCGATTACCTCTGCTACCTCACCCCGGCCGAGCACCTCAGCCTCCCGACCCCCGACCAGGTCAGGGCGGGGCTCATCGCCTTCAAGATCGCCGCCCATATCGGCGACTCGATCAAGTACGGCATGGACGACGAGGATCTCGCCCTCGCCCGTTCCCGTTCTCGCCTCGACTGGGATGGGCAGGTCGCCCATGCCATCGATCCTGAGACTGCACGGGCTCTCGCCCCCGAACCGGGACCGTGCACGATGTGCGGGGACTTCTGTGCGGTCGCCCTGATGAAACGGCTCAGGGAGCAGAGGTGA
- a CDS encoding nucleotidyltransferase family protein → MKTRTEVLEVLRSLKAELRERYHVESIALFGSYAREEQGEGSDIDVLVEFGSGADLFDFIGLSHYLEEKLGTGVDVVPEAALRPEIRSQVTRDLLVA, encoded by the coding sequence ATGAAAACCCGCACCGAAGTCCTCGAGGTCCTTCGCTCCCTGAAGGCCGAACTCAGAGAGCGATATCACGTCGAAAGCATCGCCCTTTTCGGGTCGTATGCCCGTGAAGAACAGGGGGAGGGCAGCGATATCGACGTACTTGTCGAGTTCGGTTCCGGTGCGGATCTCTTCGATTTTATCGGGTTGTCACACTACCTTGAAGAAAAACTCGGAACAGGCGTGGACGTCGTGCCGGAGGCGGCACTTCGCCCAGAGATCCGCAGTCAGGTTACCCGGGACCTCCTTGTTGCATGA
- a CDS encoding HepT-like ribonuclease domain-containing protein has translation MRSHTLYLSDLAAALEKIEEFTAGMIYDQFLHDDRTQSAVIRKFEIIGEAARFRCPSGRSIPPFPGARWRGCGIN, from the coding sequence ATGAGATCGCATACTCTCTATCTCTCGGACCTTGCTGCTGCGCTTGAGAAGATTGAGGAGTTTACCGCAGGCATGATCTATGATCAGTTCCTGCACGACGACAGGACTCAGAGCGCCGTCATCAGGAAGTTCGAGATCATCGGCGAGGCGGCAAGATTCCGCTGCCCGTCCGGGAGAAGTATCCCGCCGTTCCCTGGCGCGAGATGGCGGGGATGCGGGATAAACTGA
- a CDS encoding HepT-like ribonuclease domain-containing protein yields the protein MRDKLIHTYFGVDTQLLWRTVVNRVPKLRQEIRRILEQERGR from the coding sequence ATGCGGGATAAACTGATTCACACGTATTTCGGCGTCGATACGCAACTTCTCTGGCGGACCGTCGTCAATCGCGTTCCAAAGCTCCGGCAGGAGATCCGCCGCATCCTCGAGCAGGAGCGCGGGCGGTAA
- a CDS encoding J domain-containing protein, which produces MTTITAGRLREAAELLGIRNQATLNEIRARYSERVKEWHPDVSQNDPAESHEMTIRLKEAYDLLTDYCMNRPVSFRLEDLEKDLEQSPADYWMERFGDDPIWG; this is translated from the coding sequence ATGACCACAATAACCGCCGGGCGGCTGAGGGAAGCGGCAGAACTGCTCGGCATCCGGAACCAGGCCACCCTTAACGAGATCCGCGCCCGTTACTCCGAGCGGGTCAAGGAATGGCATCCCGACGTGTCGCAAAACGACCCGGCGGAGTCCCACGAGATGACGATCCGCTTAAAAGAGGCCTACGATCTCCTGACCGACTACTGCATGAACCGTCCCGTCTCATTCCGGCTCGAAGATCTTGAAAAGGACCTGGAGCAGAGCCCCGCGGACTACTGGATGGAGAGGTTCGGCGACGACCCGATCTGGGGTTAG
- a CDS encoding aminotransferase class V-fold PLP-dependent enzyme: MADNPPIIYLNNAATTWPKPPEVLEAARLSLALPVFGSGRTTGSQGEDYVTLAREALSGLLAADPPEHVVFTQNATESLNILIQGFLAEKEAGCHVLTTELDHNSVLRPLHELERQGRIRLTVLPFENGAVRPDMVEAAITPDTRLMVTAHGSNVLGSVQDVARIGEVLHDHGVYFIVDGAQTAGHTPVDLGALPVDAYVFTGHKGLLGIPGTGGFYLRDPESIATVRYGGTGTDSFSLFQPREMPERFETGTHNYPGLAALAAGVNYIASIGLETIAEKAERQTAYLIGELKKEPNITIYNESPALPIVSFNIHGMENDDVGFILARAYGIVARTGLHCAPLVHRAIDEGRGSVRLSLSWFTTDEECHLTAQAVKEIAQNANSSIGSP, encoded by the coding sequence ATGGCAGACAACCCGCCGATCATCTATTTAAACAACGCCGCCACGACCTGGCCGAAACCCCCGGAGGTGCTGGAGGCCGCGAGACTATCCCTTGCCCTCCCGGTCTTCGGGTCGGGGAGGACCACCGGGAGCCAGGGCGAGGACTATGTCACGCTGGCACGGGAGGCGCTCTCGGGCCTCCTTGCCGCAGACCCGCCGGAGCACGTGGTCTTTACCCAGAACGCGACCGAGTCCTTAAATATCCTCATCCAGGGATTCCTTGCCGAGAAAGAGGCCGGGTGCCACGTCCTCACGACAGAACTCGATCACAACTCCGTTCTGCGGCCGCTTCACGAGCTCGAACGGCAGGGCCGCATCCGGCTGACCGTCCTCCCCTTCGAGAACGGCGCTGTTCGCCCCGATATGGTCGAAGCAGCCATCACGCCCGACACCCGGCTCATGGTCACGGCCCACGGGAGCAACGTGCTCGGGTCGGTGCAGGATGTCGCCCGCATCGGGGAAGTCCTGCACGATCACGGGGTCTATTTCATCGTCGACGGGGCACAGACCGCCGGCCACACTCCCGTCGATCTCGGGGCTCTCCCGGTCGACGCCTACGTCTTCACCGGCCATAAAGGCCTCCTCGGCATCCCCGGCACCGGCGGATTCTACCTGCGGGATCCTGAATCGATCGCGACTGTCCGCTACGGGGGGACCGGGACGGACTCCTTCTCGCTCTTCCAGCCCCGGGAGATGCCGGAGCGGTTCGAGACCGGTACGCACAACTATCCCGGCCTTGCGGCGCTCGCTGCCGGGGTGAACTACATTGCATCCATCGGCTTAGAGACCATCGCAGAGAAGGCTGAGCGCCAGACGGCGTATCTCATCGGGGAGTTGAAGAAAGAGCCGAACATCACAATCTACAACGAGTCGCCCGCCCTTCCGATCGTCTCCTTCAACATCCATGGGATGGAGAACGACGACGTGGGGTTCATCCTCGCCCGTGCCTACGGGATAGTCGCCCGCACGGGGCTCCACTGTGCGCCGCTCGTACACCGGGCGATCGACGAGGGGCGAGGCTCCGTGCGGCTCAGCCTCTCCTGGTTCACCACGGACGAAGAGTGCCACCTCACCGCACAAGCAGTAAAGGAGATTGCACAAAATGCGAATTCTTCGATCGGTTCGCCATAA
- a CDS encoding class I SAM-dependent methyltransferase has product MGMIDSSRMPGDVFERFAEDYDRWFEEHRTDYHAELARIRRLLPAPDSRAVEIGVGSGRFAAPLGIPLGIEPSRALGQMAQRRGIEVIRGRAESIPLRDGSCSSVLMVTVICFLDDPVSAFEEIHRVLVPGGTLVLGFLEREGKVAQKYLHENEKHRFLSRARFYSLDEVGELLERTGFRVAEVDSRAGFSVIAARKDCPDPCTSTMS; this is encoded by the coding sequence ATGGGCATGATTGACAGTAGCAGAATGCCAGGGGACGTATTCGAGCGATTTGCGGAGGATTACGATCGCTGGTTCGAGGAGCACCGCACCGATTACCACGCAGAACTCGCCCGGATTCGCCGTCTCCTCCCCGCCCCGGACTCCCGTGCCGTCGAGATCGGGGTCGGTTCCGGGCGGTTTGCCGCACCACTTGGTATCCCGCTCGGGATAGAGCCCTCGCGAGCCCTCGGGCAGATGGCGCAGCGGCGGGGGATCGAGGTGATCCGCGGGAGAGCGGAATCGATCCCGCTCAGGGACGGATCGTGTTCGTCCGTCCTGATGGTGACGGTCATCTGTTTTCTGGACGATCCGGTTTCGGCATTCGAGGAGATCCACCGGGTTCTCGTTCCGGGGGGTACGCTCGTCCTCGGTTTTCTCGAACGCGAAGGCAAGGTTGCCCAAAAATACCTGCACGAGAATGAAAAACACCGGTTCCTCTCCCGCGCCCGGTTTTATTCGCTGGACGAAGTCGGGGAACTCCTCGAACGCACCGGGTTTCGCGTGGCGGAGGTCGACTCAAGGGCCGGATTCTCGGTTATCGCCGCGCGGAAAGACTGCCCGGATCCCTGCACCTCAACGATGAGTTGA
- a CDS encoding alcohol dehydrogenase catalytic domain-containing protein, with protein sequence MDRKRIDPPAARETPSSNRWRSPRARPISTLSGRGGEGERHDLILGHEALGVGDEVRDFKPGDRVIVPAFTPDWETEAAQRGYPSQTGSRSEDGGFRRVFPHKPD encoded by the coding sequence GTGGATAGAAAAAGGATAGACCCGCCTGCTGCCCGGGAGACGCCGTCGTCAAACCGCTGGCGCTCGCCCCGTGCACGTCCGATATCCACACTGTCTGGGAGAGGGGGAGAGGGCGAGAGGCACGACCTCATCCTGGGGCACGAGGCGCTCGGGGTGGGAGACGAAGTCCGGGACTTCAAGCCAGGTGATCGGGTCATCGTACCGGCGTTCACCCCCGACTGGGAGACGGAGGCCGCACAGCGCGGGTATCCCTCGCAGACCGGGAGCCGCTCGGAGGATGGAGGTTTTCGCCGAGTTTTTCCACATAAACCTGACTGA
- the carB gene encoding carbamoyl-phosphate synthase large subunit: MPKMPHIKKVLLIGSGPIQIGQAAEFDFSGSQACRALREEGVEVVLVNSNPATIQTDPDMADTIYIEPLKAGIIAKIIEKEKPDGILSGMGGQTGLNLTAELAEMGALKGVEILGTPLEAIYRGEDREQFRDLMNSIGEPVPRSMILENMNQIEDAIQEVGLPAIIRPAYTLGGSGGGVAHTPEEMRRICETGLARSRIHQVLVEESVAGWKEIEFEVMRDASDTCITVCGMENVDPMGIHTGESVVVAPILTLRDDEFQTLRTAAIKIIRALGIQGGCNIQFAYQDGDYRVIEVNPRVSRSSALASKATGYPIARVAAKIAIGLRLDEITNTVTGVTPASFEPAIDYVVVKVPRWPFDKFRSADRTLTTAMKSTGEVMAIGRTVEEAFKKALRSLDNDMQRHENPSEIRMILTSPTDERFGCLFDAFREGFTVEEVARLTSIAPFFLEKVRNIVDLERKLKTSAAPEDVRTARRYGFTAEEIQELTGLTAAEVERLSGVLTYKMVDTCAAEFPATTPYFYSTWEDGCELTRNGTKKVLILGSGPIRIGQGIEFDYCTVHAVMALREEEGIEVHIINNNPETVSTDADTSDRLFFEPMHLEDVMNILKKDDYYGVMVQFGGQNSVNLAVPLEAEIRRLGLGTEILGTSPDAMDVAEDRDRFSRLLKRLGIPSPANSSAYSEKEALEIAREIGYPVLVRPSYVLGGRAMELVHDDAELAGYIKEAVRVSRKHPVLIDSFLQGAVEIDVDAVCDGTDVLIGGIMEHIEWAGVHSGDSACVIPPQSLSPSVIERVREYTRKIALGLGVVGLINIQYAVQNDVVYVLEANPRASRTVPFVAKATGIPLAKIAAKVMVGRKLADMGAAEREIRHVAVKEVLLPFNKLPGVDTVLGPEMKSTGEVMGIDYDFGRAYYKASTAAENTLPTEGNVFISVSDEQKEELLPIARKLRELGLTLYGTSGTVEFLAQNGIEANLVRKVLEGSPNVIDAMRSGNIRLIINTPADKASRHDHIQIMRAAVDYAIPYITTLQAARAAAMAIEVIKHAEITIEPLAHYHGLA, translated from the coding sequence ATGCCAAAGATGCCTCATATTAAGAAGGTCCTCCTTATCGGCTCCGGCCCCATCCAGATAGGACAGGCGGCCGAGTTTGATTTCTCGGGATCGCAGGCCTGCCGCGCCCTCCGGGAAGAGGGTGTCGAGGTCGTCCTGGTCAACTCAAACCCCGCGACGATCCAGACCGACCCCGATATGGCAGACACCATCTACATCGAACCCCTGAAGGCCGGGATCATCGCAAAGATCATAGAGAAGGAGAAGCCTGATGGTATACTGAGCGGCATGGGCGGCCAGACCGGTCTCAACCTGACCGCGGAACTCGCAGAGATGGGTGCTCTCAAGGGCGTCGAGATCCTTGGAACACCGCTTGAGGCGATCTACCGCGGCGAGGACCGGGAACAGTTCCGCGACCTGATGAACAGCATCGGAGAGCCCGTCCCCCGGAGCATGATCCTGGAGAACATGAACCAGATCGAGGACGCCATCCAGGAGGTGGGTCTGCCTGCGATCATCAGGCCGGCATACACCCTTGGCGGTTCAGGTGGCGGCGTGGCGCACACACCGGAGGAGATGCGGCGCATATGCGAGACCGGTCTTGCACGTTCCCGTATTCACCAGGTTCTGGTCGAGGAGAGCGTCGCCGGCTGGAAGGAGATCGAGTTTGAGGTGATGCGGGACGCCTCAGATACCTGCATCACCGTCTGCGGCATGGAGAACGTCGATCCGATGGGCATCCATACAGGTGAGAGCGTTGTTGTCGCACCAATCCTCACCCTCCGGGACGACGAGTTCCAGACGCTCCGGACTGCCGCGATAAAGATCATCCGGGCGCTTGGCATCCAGGGCGGGTGCAACATCCAGTTTGCCTACCAGGACGGCGATTACCGGGTCATCGAGGTGAACCCACGGGTCTCGCGCTCCTCAGCGCTCGCGTCCAAGGCGACCGGTTACCCGATCGCCCGTGTTGCGGCAAAGATTGCAATAGGGCTGCGGCTGGATGAGATCACGAACACCGTGACCGGCGTCACCCCGGCGTCCTTTGAGCCGGCAATCGACTACGTCGTGGTGAAGGTGCCTCGCTGGCCGTTTGATAAGTTCCGGTCGGCAGACAGGACGCTCACCACCGCTATGAAGAGCACCGGCGAGGTGATGGCGATCGGGCGGACGGTCGAGGAGGCGTTCAAGAAGGCACTCCGGTCGCTTGACAACGATATGCAGCGGCACGAAAACCCGAGCGAGATCCGGATGATCCTCACATCCCCTACAGACGAGCGGTTCGGGTGTCTCTTCGATGCCTTCCGCGAGGGGTTCACCGTCGAGGAGGTTGCCAGGCTTACATCCATAGCACCATTCTTCCTGGAGAAGGTCAGAAACATCGTAGACCTCGAACGGAAGTTGAAGACCAGCGCTGCACCGGAAGATGTCAGAACCGCCCGGCGTTACGGGTTCACGGCCGAGGAGATCCAGGAACTGACCGGCCTGACCGCCGCCGAGGTTGAGAGACTGTCCGGGGTGCTGACCTACAAGATGGTTGATACATGTGCCGCCGAGTTCCCGGCGACCACGCCGTATTTCTACTCCACCTGGGAGGACGGCTGCGAGCTTACACGGAACGGCACAAAGAAGGTGCTGATCCTTGGTTCCGGGCCGATCAGGATCGGGCAGGGGATCGAGTTTGACTACTGCACCGTCCACGCGGTGATGGCTCTGCGCGAGGAAGAGGGGATCGAGGTTCATATCATCAACAACAACCCCGAGACGGTTTCAACCGATGCCGACACATCTGACAGGCTTTTCTTTGAGCCGATGCACCTTGAGGACGTCATGAACATCCTCAAGAAAGACGACTATTACGGTGTGATGGTCCAGTTTGGCGGCCAGAATTCGGTGAACCTGGCCGTGCCGCTCGAGGCGGAGATCAGGCGTCTCGGTCTTGGGACAGAGATCCTGGGGACATCTCCCGACGCGATGGACGTGGCGGAGGACCGTGACCGGTTCAGCCGCCTCCTGAAGCGTCTCGGGATCCCGAGCCCGGCGAACAGTTCCGCCTACTCGGAGAAGGAGGCGCTTGAGATTGCCCGAGAGATCGGCTACCCGGTGCTGGTCAGACCGTCTTATGTCCTCGGGGGACGGGCAATGGAACTCGTCCATGACGATGCCGAACTCGCAGGTTACATCAAGGAGGCTGTCCGGGTGAGCCGGAAGCACCCGGTGCTGATCGACTCGTTCCTCCAGGGCGCTGTCGAGATCGATGTGGATGCGGTCTGCGACGGGACGGATGTTCTTATCGGCGGTATCATGGAGCACATCGAGTGGGCGGGAGTCCATTCGGGGGATTCGGCCTGTGTCATCCCGCCGCAGTCGCTCTCGCCATCGGTGATCGAGCGGGTGCGCGAATACACGAGAAAGATTGCCCTGGGTCTCGGGGTTGTCGGGCTTATAAATATCCAGTACGCCGTGCAGAATGATGTGGTCTACGTGCTGGAGGCCAACCCCCGCGCGAGCCGGACGGTGCCGTTCGTTGCAAAGGCAACCGGGATTCCACTTGCAAAGATAGCGGCAAAGGTGATGGTCGGCAGGAAACTTGCCGACATGGGTGCTGCTGAACGCGAGATCCGGCACGTTGCGGTGAAGGAGGTTCTCCTCCCCTTCAACAAACTTCCCGGCGTTGATACCGTGCTCGGCCCGGAGATGAAGAGTACGGGTGAGGTGATGGGGATCGACTACGATTTCGGCCGCGCCTATTACAAAGCATCTACCGCCGCGGAGAACACCCTGCCGACGGAGGGGAACGTCTTTATATCGGTGAGCGACGAGCAGAAGGAGGAACTCCTGCCGATCGCACGGAAACTCAGGGAACTCGGTCTCACCCTCTACGGGACGAGCGGGACGGTTGAATTCCTGGCCCAGAACGGCATAGAGGCAAACCTTGTGCGGAAGGTGCTGGAGGGGTCGCCAAACGTCATCGACGCTATGAGGTCGGGGAACATCCGGCTGATCATCAACACCCCGGCGGACAAGGCCTCCCGCCACGACCATATCCAGATCATGAGGGCTGCTGTGGATTATGCTATCCCCTACATCACGACACTCCAGGCTGCCAGGGCGGCCGCGATGGCGATCGAGGTCATCAAGCATGCAGAGATCACGATCGAGCCACTCGCGCACTACCATGGACTGGCGTAA
- the carA gene encoding glutamine-hydrolyzing carbamoyl-phosphate synthase small subunit — protein MKAVLGLEDGTFVVGDGFGVEGRCSGELVFTTQMTGYMEALTDPSYAGQILMFTYPLIGNYGVDLQNFESPRVQAAGCVVREIARVPASRPPVAEYFEENALLGISGVDTRSLTIKTRTCGTLRASLIVGGEDGNEAVRLARSAPPITGTDLIERVSCTAPYTISGPGKRIALIDLGVKRHIIESLRYRGAEIHVFPHNAAADDLMAAEPDALFISNGPGDPKRAAGAIRCVGELAGELPIIGICMGIQVAALALGAETYKMKFGHRGTNQPVRYRDGKIYITTQNHGFAVDEESLPEGCTVSYRNVNDGTVEGFENSDLSITCVQFHPEAHGGPRDTEMHFFDRIYREIP, from the coding sequence ATGAAGGCGGTTCTGGGTCTTGAAGACGGAACATTTGTTGTAGGGGATGGTTTTGGTGTTGAAGGGAGATGTTCCGGGGAACTCGTCTTCACGACGCAGATGACCGGTTACATGGAGGCATTGACCGATCCCAGTTATGCCGGGCAGATCCTGATGTTCACCTACCCCCTCATCGGGAATTACGGTGTAGACCTACAGAATTTTGAGAGCCCCCGGGTTCAGGCGGCTGGCTGTGTCGTGCGCGAGATCGCTCGCGTGCCAGCTTCGAGACCCCCGGTTGCGGAATACTTTGAAGAAAACGCTCTTTTGGGGATATCGGGTGTCGATACCCGCAGCCTGACCATAAAGACACGGACATGCGGCACACTCAGGGCATCTCTCATCGTCGGTGGCGAGGACGGGAATGAGGCGGTCAGGCTTGCAAGGTCGGCTCCCCCGATCACAGGAACGGATCTCATCGAGCGTGTCTCCTGCACCGCACCATACACCATCAGCGGCCCCGGAAAACGGATCGCCCTCATAGATCTCGGGGTGAAACGCCACATCATAGAGAGTCTCCGCTACCGGGGCGCCGAGATCCACGTCTTCCCGCACAACGCAGCAGCAGACGATCTGATGGCTGCAGAACCCGACGCTCTCTTCATCAGCAACGGCCCCGGCGACCCGAAAAGGGCGGCGGGGGCCATCAGGTGTGTGGGAGAACTGGCCGGAGAGTTGCCCATAATCGGGATCTGCATGGGTATCCAGGTTGCAGCCCTTGCACTCGGCGCAGAGACCTACAAGATGAAGTTCGGCCATCGGGGGACGAACCAGCCTGTCCGCTACCGCGACGGAAAGATCTACATCACCACACAGAACCACGGGTTCGCCGTGGACGAGGAGAGCCTGCCGGAGGGCTGCACAGTCTCCTACCGGAACGTGAACGACGGAACGGTCGAGGGGTTCGAGAACAGCGATCTCAGCATCACCTGCGTCCAGTTCCATCCAGAGGCGCACGGTGGGCCCAGGGATACTGAGATGCACTTCTTTGACCGCATATACAGGGAGATTCCATAA
- a CDS encoding flavodoxin family protein — translation MSESATEEKTQTIETPEGTFTIRLTMDDMGDIYPGMIRYNIEVLRGTETVYTYAINSYEIPPGSLFDARKTADIVFARLAQDVSSRPHLYLRPRVFTRPLPGDTVDVVILQGSPRRFGNSAKIASWCDDEAARAGLSSRVFYLQDMDIRACIGCYVCYDQGYCPVDDDMPRLIRALETASLIVVCTPVYTNTVPAPLKAAMDRCQWLHAREKVLGKEVRARGLLIAVAGRRGKEAFTCVTGVVRAFMGNLGIRFAEPILIGDLDRLRDVAEIEGIEEEIRASLRVLLVSGDEG, via the coding sequence ATGAGCGAGAGCGCGACAGAAGAGAAGACCCAAACTATCGAGACACCTGAAGGAACGTTCACCATCAGGCTGACCATGGATGATATGGGAGACATCTACCCCGGGATGATCCGCTACAACATCGAGGTTCTGCGCGGCACGGAGACGGTCTACACCTACGCGATCAACTCTTACGAGATCCCGCCTGGTTCGCTCTTTGATGCCCGGAAGACGGCGGATATAGTCTTTGCCAGGCTCGCGCAGGACGTCTCGTCGCGCCCGCACCTCTATCTCAGGCCGCGGGTCTTTACGCGGCCGCTGCCGGGGGATACGGTCGATGTTGTGATCCTGCAGGGGAGTCCCCGCAGGTTCGGCAACTCCGCAAAGATTGCGTCCTGGTGCGATGATGAGGCCGCAAGGGCAGGTCTCTCCTCCCGTGTCTTCTACCTGCAGGATATGGATATCAGGGCGTGCATAGGCTGCTACGTCTGCTACGACCAGGGTTACTGTCCTGTGGATGATGATATGCCCCGTCTCATCCGGGCGCTTGAGACTGCATCGCTCATAGTTGTCTGCACGCCGGTCTACACCAACACGGTTCCTGCACCCCTGAAGGCGGCGATGGACAGGTGCCAGTGGCTCCACGCACGGGAGAAGGTGCTGGGAAAAGAGGTGCGAGCCCGCGGTCTGCTCATCGCGGTTGCGGGGCGGCGGGGGAAGGAGGCGTTCACCTGCGTCACGGGCGTGGTCAGGGCGTTCATGGGAAACCTGGGTATCCGTTTCGCTGAGCCGATTTTGATAGGTGATCTCGACCGGCTGCGGGACGTGGCAGAGATCGAAGGGATTGAAGAGGAGATCAGGGCTTCGCTGCGTGTTCTGCTCGTCTCCGGGGACGAAGGATAA
- a CDS encoding carbonic anhydrase has translation MIERYLEGNKRFLEEDFRRDPDHYGPLASAQHPGALWIGCSDSRVDPERITGAKAGELFVHRNIGNIVPLHDWNLATVIEYAVNHLKVDDIVICGHSNCGAIKSLDHEGGDNYIPLWLNNAVEAKRRVDSRIPVPKTPEEEKNRLRLIEIENVGLQIEHLRTYPPVRAAEKEGRIQIHGLYFDLATGELKKIF, from the coding sequence ATGATAGAGAGATACCTTGAAGGGAACAAGCGTTTCCTCGAAGAAGACTTCAGAAGAGATCCCGATCATTACGGGCCGCTCGCATCGGCCCAGCACCCCGGTGCCCTCTGGATCGGGTGCTCCGACTCGAGGGTGGACCCGGAGCGGATCACCGGTGCAAAAGCCGGAGAACTCTTTGTGCACCGCAACATCGGCAACATCGTCCCCCTTCACGACTGGAACCTGGCAACCGTGATAGAGTATGCAGTGAACCACCTCAAGGTCGATGATATCGTCATCTGCGGACACTCAAACTGCGGAGCGATAAAGTCGCTCGACCACGAAGGGGGCGACAACTACATCCCGCTCTGGTTAAACAACGCGGTTGAGGCGAAACGTCGTGTCGATTCCCGGATCCCGGTCCCGAAGACCCCCGAAGAAGAGAAGAACAGGCTTCGTCTCATCGAGATCGAGAACGTCGGCCTGCAGATCGAGCATCTCCGCACCTATCCTCCCGTCAGGGCCGCAGAAAAAGAGGGGCGGATCCAGATTCACGGCCTCTACTTCGACCTTGCCACAGGCGAGCTGAAGAAGATATTTTAG